In one Balaenoptera musculus isolate JJ_BM4_2016_0621 chromosome 20, mBalMus1.pri.v3, whole genome shotgun sequence genomic region, the following are encoded:
- the WNK4 gene encoding serine/threonine-protein kinase WNK4 isoform X4, whose amino-acid sequence MLKGLQHPNIVRFYDSWKSVLRGQVCIVLVTELMTSGTLKTYLRRFREMKPRVLQRWSRQILRGLHFLHSRVPPILHRDLKCDNVFITGPTGSVKIGDLGLATLKRASFAKSVIGTPEFMAPEMYEEKYDEAVDVYAFGMCMLEMATSEYPYSECQNAAQIYRKVTSGTKPNSFYKVKMPEVKEIIEGCIRTDKNERFTIQDLLAHAFFREERGVHVELAEEDDGEKPDLKLWLRMEDARRGGRRRDNQAIEFLFQLGRDAAEEVAQEMVALGLVCEADYQPVARAVRERVAAIQRKREKLRKAKELEAFPPAPGPLPAAVPMTPAPSSIFPPEPEEPEADQHQPFLFRHASYSSTTSDGETDGYLSSSGFLDASDPALQPPRGVPSSPAESHLCLPSAFALSIPRSGPGNDFSPGDSYASDAASGLSDMGEGMEQMRRPPGKNLRRRPRSRLRVTSVSDQNDRVVECQLQTHNSKMVTFRFDLDGDSPEEIAAAMVYNEFILPSERAGFLNRIREIIQRVETLLKRDTGHVEAAEDPLGPQEEPAPLPALPGYPPDPSSAEFQSSTLEQRSWAAFSASPSSPGTPSSPGNPFSPGSPAFPSAIFPITSPPCHPSSSSFSPISPQVPSNLSPHPPSSPLPFSPSASQFPVPSAQFPLNSPLPSCSQVTLAPASFPPCPSASPLPSTTAAPLLSLASAFSLAVMTVAQSLLSPSPGLLSQSPPAPPGPLPSLPPPAPLAPCGQERPSPLTAEMESEASPNLGWPLLGEARLAPISEEGKPQLVGRFQVTSSKEPAEPLPLQPTSPTLSGSLKAPTPQLTSESSDTEDSAGGGPEAREALAESDRAAEGLGAGAEEEGDDGKEPRVGGSPPPLSHPSPVWMNYSYSSLCLSSEESESSGEDEEFWAELRSLRQKHLSEVEALQTLQKQEIEDLYSRLGKQPPPGIVAPAAMLSSRQRRLSKGSFPTSRRNSLQRSELLGPVNSEQKPCVSSTPGPAVELVLSESADQHNSARKTSTLRE is encoded by the exons ATGCTCAAGGGGCTGCAGCACCCCAACATCGTCCGCTTCTACGACTCGTGGAAGTCGGTGCTGAGGGGCCAGGTTTGCATCGTGCTGGTCACCGAACTCATGACCTCGGGCACGCTCAAGAC ATACCTGAGGCGGTTCCGCGAGATGAAGCCGCGAGTCCTTCAGCGCTGGAGCCGCCAAATCCTTCGGGGGCTTCATTTCCTACACTCCCGGGTACCCCCCATCCTGCACCGGGATCTCAAGTGTGACAACGTCTTTATCACGGGCCCTACAGGCTCCGTTAAGATTGGGGACCTGGGCCTGGCCACGCTCAAACGCGCCTCCTTCGCCAAGAGCGTCATCG GGACCCCGGAGTTCATGGCCCCGGAGATGTACGAGGAAAAATACGATGAGGCCGTGGACGTGTACGCGTTTGGCATGTGCATGCTGGAGATGGCTACCTCGGAGTACCCTTACTCTGAGTGCCAGAATGCCGCGCAAATCTACCGCAAGGTCACTTCg GGCACAAAGCCGAACAGCTTCTACAAGGTGAAGATGCCCGAGGTGAAGGAGATTATTGAAGGCTGCATCCGCACGGATAAGAACGAGAG GTTCACCATCCAGGACCTTCTGGCTCACGCCTTCTTCCGCGAGGAGCGCGGCGTCCACGTGGAGCTGGCGGAGGAGGACGACGGTGAGAAGCCGGACCTCAAGCTCTGGCTGCGCATGGAGGACGCGCGGAGAGGGGGGCGCCGCCGGGACAACCAGGCCATTGAGTTCTTGTTCCAGCTGGGCCGGGACGCAGCCGAGGAGGTGGCGCAGGAGATG GTGGCCCTGGGTTTAGTGTGCGAAGCTGATTACCAGCCAGTGGCCCGTGCAGTGCGTGAACGGGTTGCTGCCATCCAGCGAAAGCGTGAGAAGCTGCGCAAAGCGAAGGAGTTGGAGGCCTTCCCCCCAGCGCCAGGGCCCCTACCAGCAGCTGTCCCCATGACTCCTGCTCCCTCCAGTATCTTCCCCCCTGAACCCGAGGAGCCAGAGGCAGACCAGCACCAGCCCTTCCTCTTCCGCCATGCCAGCTACTCATCTACCACCT cgGATGGCGAGACTGACGGCTACCTCAGCTCCTCCGGCTTCCTGGATGCCTCAGACCCTGCCCTTCAGCCCCCTAGGGGTGTGCCATCCAGCCCCGCTGAGTCCCATCTCTGCCTGCCCTCG GCTTTTGCCCTATCCATTCCACGTTCTGGCCCTGGCAATGACTTTTCCCCTGGAGACAG ctATGCCTCAGATGCAGCATCAGGCCTTAGTGACATGGGAGAAGGGATGGAACAGATGAGGAGACCCCCAGGGAAAAACCTCCGGCGCAGACCCCGATCCCGGCTTCGGGTCACAAGT GTCTCAGACCAGAATGACAGAGTGGTTGAGTGCCAGCTACAGACGCACAACAGCAAGATGGTGACCTTCCGATTTGATCTGGATGGGGACAGCCCGGAAGAGATTGCAGCTGCCAtg GTGTATAACGAGTTCATTCTGCCCTCGGAGCGAGCTGGATTCCTGAACCGGATTCGGGAGATTATCCAGCGAGTGGAGACCCTGTTGAAGAGAGATACTGGCCATGTGGAGGCTGCTGAAGACCCCCTGGGCCCCCAG GAGGAGCCAGCACCATTGCCTGCCCTCCCAGGGTACCCCCCAGACCCATCCAGTG CAGAGTTCCAGAGCAGCACCCTAGAGCAGAGGAGCTGGGCAGCCTTCTCCGCCTCCCCATCCTCTCCTGGAACCCCCTCGTCTCCTGGAAACCCCTTTTCTCCTGGGTCCCCTGCTTTCCCAAGTGCCATCTTCCCCATCACTTCTCCCCCATGTCATCCCAGCTCCTCCTCATTCTCTCCAATTTCTCCCCAGGTCCCCTCAAATCTCTCTCCACACCCCCCCAGCTCCCCACTTCCATTCTCCCCCAGTGCATCCCAGTTTCCAGTCCCATCTGCTCAGTTTCCACTGAATTCTCCCCTCCCCAGTTGTTCCCAGGTTACTCTTGCTCCTGCCTCCTTTCCCCCCTGTCCctctgcttctcccctcccctccaccacagCAGCCCCTCTGCTCTCTCTGGCTAGTGCATTCTCACTGGCTGTGATGACTGTGGCTCAGTCCCTGCTGTCCCCCTCCCCTGGGCTCCTGTCCCagtctcctccagctcctcctggtCCCCTACCCAGCCTGCCCCCTCCAGCTCCCCTTGCTCCTTGTGGCCAGGAGAGGCCTTCACCTCTGACAGCTGAGATGGAGAGTGAG GCCTCTCCAAATCTTGGTTGGCCACTCCTGGGTGAAGCCAGACTGGCTCCCATCTCTGAAG AGGGAAAGCCCCAGCTTGTTGGGCGCTTCCAAGTGACTTCATCCAAGGAACCAGCTGAGCCTCTTCCCCTGCAACCGACATCCCCCACTCTCTCTGGCTCCCTGAAGGCTCCAACCCCTCAGCTGACCTCGGAGAGCTCAGACACGGAGGATAGTGCTGGAGGCGGgccagaggccagggaggctcTGGCTGAAAGTGACCGTGCAGCCgagggcctgggggctggagCCGAAGAGGAAGGGGACGATGGGAAGGAACCCAGAGTCGGGGGCAGCCCTCCCCCCCTGAGCCATCCCAGCCCAGTGTGGATGAACTACTCCTACAGCAGCCTGTGTCTGAGCAGTGAGGAATCAGAGAGCAGTGGGGAGGATGAGGAATTCTGGGCTGAGCTGCGGAGTCTTCGGCAGAA GCACTTGTCAGAGGTGGAGGCACTACAGACACTACAGAAACAGGAAATTGAGGACTTGTACAGCAGGCTCGGGAAGCAGCCCCCACCGGGTATCGTGGCCCCTGCTGCTATGCTGTCTAGCCGCCAGCGCCGCCTCTCCAAGGGCAGCTTCCCCACCTCCCGGCGCAATAGCCTGCAGCGCTCTGAGCTCCTGGGCCCTG tGAATTCCGAACAGAAGCCATGTGTCTCATCCACACCAGGGCCCGCCGTGGAGCTTGTGCTCTCAGAATCTGCTGACCAACACAACTCTGCAAGGAAGACCTCAACACTGAGGGAGTAG